CCGATCTTTTCTTTGTTTTTCCCCGTCTGATTCTTGTCCTCGATAATCTGAAGCAATCATTGCAAATCCTCTGGATTCCAAAATCGGGAGAGGCCTCCAGAAAGGAATATGAACGGGGCAAGGCGATGATTGGACGGGTCCGGAAATCTTTGGGAGGTGGTTCGAAGAATTTGAAGAAGCAGAAAAAAGCGCGACCCTTGTCGTGGAAGAAAAACCTTACCGAGAATACTTTTTGTGAAAAGGTCTCACGGATCAAGGATTACATCATGGCGGGGGATGTGACCCAGACTGTTTTTTCACTGCGATTCGAGACAGCGGGGCGTCGGGATCCTTTGCAAGTTTATCGAACACTCAGGCAGCTGAATCCCTCTCCTTATCTTTATTATCTGAAGCTTGGGGAGACGATCGTCGTCGGGGGGTCGCCGGAAACAATGGTTCACCTCGAAGGAGATCAAGCGGTGCTTCGCCCGATCGCTGGTACCAGGAGACGAGGGAAGAGTGAGGAGGAAGATCTTGCTTTGGAGCACGAACTTATTGCCGATCCAAAAGAGAGGGCCGAGCATGTGATGCTTGTTGATCTCGGCCGGAACGACCTTGGTCGAGTGGCGAAGCCGGGGACTGTCGTCGTCGATCGGCTTATGACGATTGAGCGGTATTCCCATGTCATGCATATTGTTTCCAACGTGAAGGCAACGCTTCAGGGGGGGAAAGATGCCTTTGATCTCCTGCGTGCCACCTTTCCGGCTGGCACGCTGACCGGTTCGCCAAAGATTCGTGCGATGGAGATTATTGAGGAGCTGGAGCTTTTACGGAGGGGGCCGTATGGGGGATGTGTCGGCTATTTTTCTTATAATGGGAATATGGATATGGCGATTACGATCCGATCGGCGATCTTTCACAAGGGAAGAATCTATGTCCAGGCGGGGGCGGGGATTGTCGCTGATTCGGAGCCGAAGTTGGAGTATCAGGAGTGTTTGAATAAGGCGAAGGGGATGATGATGGCGGTGGAGGGGGTGTAATGTTACTGGTCATCGACAATTACGATTCCTTCACTTACAATCTGGTCCAATATTTTTTGGAACTTGGTGAAGAGGTTCGTGTCTTTCGGAACGACGAAATCACGGTCGATGAGATTGGGAGATTGAGACCGGCGAAGATCGTCATCTCCCCAGGCCCTTGCACGCCGAGCGAGGCTGGGATTTCGGTCCCGACCATTCAGAAATTTTCAGGAAAGATCCCGATCCTGGGTGTCTGTCTCGGCCATCAATCGATCGGGCAGGCATTTGGCGGCAAAATTATTCGGGCCAAGAGCGTCATGCATGGCAAGACCTCGATGATCCATCATGATGGAAAGACGGTCTTTAAGGACCTGCCGAATCCCTTCGAGGCAACCCGGTATCATTCCTT
This genomic window from Deltaproteobacteria bacterium contains:
- the trpE gene encoding anthranilate synthase component I; the encoded protein is MKTNITSFEEFRSSGGRRPIVAETPCDFETPVTLFSRWQKEKYAFLLESVEGGERWGRYSFIGLFPFLIFKSRGETIEIVEDGKRRFERQKDPLDTLRQLVKRFAVAGSETRFSGGAVGFVSYDAVRLFEKIPVLTKDDGNFPDLFFVFPRLILVLDNLKQSLQILWIPKSGEASRKEYERGKAMIGRVRKSLGGGSKNLKKQKKARPLSWKKNLTENTFCEKVSRIKDYIMAGDVTQTVFSLRFETAGRRDPLQVYRTLRQLNPSPYLYYLKLGETIVVGGSPETMVHLEGDQAVLRPIAGTRRRGKSEEEDLALEHELIADPKERAEHVMLVDLGRNDLGRVAKPGTVVVDRLMTIERYSHVMHIVSNVKATLQGGKDAFDLLRATFPAGTLTGSPKIRAMEIIEELELLRRGPYGGCVGYFSYNGNMDMAITIRSAIFHKGRIYVQAGAGIVADSEPKLEYQECLNKAKGMMMAVEGV
- a CDS encoding aminodeoxychorismate/anthranilate synthase component II, which codes for MLLVIDNYDSFTYNLVQYFLELGEEVRVFRNDEITVDEIGRLRPAKIVISPGPCTPSEAGISVPTIQKFSGKIPILGVCLGHQSIGQAFGGKIIRAKSVMHGKTSMIHHDGKTVFKDLPNPFEATRYHSLVIERESLPDCLEITAWTDDQEIMGVRHKSLFIEGVQFHPESILTKEGKRLLKNFLDLV